Proteins from one Bifidobacterium sp. ESL0732 genomic window:
- a CDS encoding PhoH family protein has translation MASAKRVITIPTELDPVAVLGSGDKVLAEVQHAFPDVNVFVRGNRIEISAYNKRDDIEADKVFDVLNNIIDAAYKAPADAMNVRRMLEARQVGKKAGLMGDGGRGHGYAQHSYMRGFAGAGIRQRSQARSFQDDDQFADEHKRSSFNRHVPGVIAFANGEPVRAKTAGQVFYVRAIDANTITFAIGPAGTGKTYLAVAKAVRAFEDGRVSRIILTRPAVEAGESLGYLPGTLNDKVDPYLRPLYDALSDMLGAGQMHRYMTDGTIEVAPLAYMRGRTLNDAFVILDEAQNTTEQQMKMFLTRLGFNTKMVITGDVTQIDLAVPHSGLKSIESILGGIDGISFAHLGAKDVVRHELVGKIVEAYDAHSAEEAGHKPNGKERR, from the coding sequence GTGGCCAGCGCAAAACGAGTCATCACCATTCCCACTGAACTCGATCCAGTGGCAGTGCTGGGTTCGGGCGACAAGGTGCTTGCCGAGGTGCAGCATGCATTCCCTGATGTCAACGTGTTCGTGAGGGGCAATCGCATCGAGATCTCCGCTTACAACAAGCGTGATGATATCGAGGCCGACAAGGTCTTCGACGTACTCAACAACATCATCGACGCGGCCTACAAAGCTCCGGCCGATGCGATGAACGTGCGGCGGATGCTCGAAGCCCGACAGGTCGGCAAGAAGGCTGGGCTGATGGGTGACGGCGGTCGTGGGCACGGATATGCGCAACATTCGTATATGCGAGGGTTCGCTGGTGCCGGCATAAGGCAGCGCTCGCAAGCTCGTTCATTCCAGGATGATGATCAGTTTGCCGATGAGCACAAACGTTCTTCCTTCAACCGTCATGTTCCGGGTGTCATCGCGTTCGCCAACGGCGAGCCTGTTCGTGCAAAAACCGCTGGTCAGGTCTTCTATGTTCGCGCCATTGATGCCAATACGATTACCTTTGCCATCGGTCCCGCAGGAACCGGAAAGACCTACCTCGCCGTTGCCAAAGCGGTCCGGGCGTTTGAAGACGGCAGAGTAAGTCGTATCATTCTTACGCGTCCAGCCGTCGAAGCTGGCGAAAGCCTTGGCTATCTGCCAGGCACGTTGAACGATAAGGTTGATCCGTATCTGCGACCGCTCTACGACGCGCTTTCCGATATGCTGGGTGCCGGTCAGATGCACCGTTATATGACCGACGGCACCATCGAGGTCGCGCCGCTCGCCTACATGCGCGGCCGCACGCTCAACGATGCGTTCGTCATCCTCGACGAAGCACAGAACACCACCGAGCAACAGATGAAGATGTTTTTGACACGTCTCGGTTTCAACACCAAGATGGTTATCACCGGCGACGTCACCCAGATCGATCTGGCCGTACCACATTCCGGGCTTAAGTCCATCGAATCGATTCTTGGCGGTATCGACGGCATCAGTTTCGCCCACCTCGGTGCCAAAGATGTGGTGCGTCACGAGTTGGTCGGCAAGATCGTAGAGGCCTACGATGCGCATTCTGCCGAGGAAGCCGGGCATAAACCAAACGGAAAGGAACGCCGTTGA
- a CDS encoding RNA methyltransferase, with protein MRIINIESVNDERVAAYVSLTEAQLRNRLEPEKGIFIAESPKVIDRALAAGREPVSLLVEEPWLAGMQDMFDRIDKRWGKDVPVYVASPAQLKKLTGYRLHRGALAAMRRWKLPTVRELCKDARRIAVMENIVDHTNVGALMRSAAALDVDAVLVTPSCGDPLYRRAARVSMGTVFQVPWTRIDEETLSQQGEDIESEKHTKEEDRKYWPVRGLEELHNLGFTTVAMALTDDSISLDELTRRLNNAETEFDHIDKLALVFGTEGDGLSHRTIANTDLTVKIPMSNGVDSLNVAASSAVAFYATSPRRN; from the coding sequence ATGCGGATCATCAATATCGAGTCGGTTAACGACGAACGGGTGGCCGCTTACGTAAGCCTAACCGAAGCGCAGCTGCGCAACCGGCTCGAACCTGAAAAGGGTATTTTCATCGCGGAATCCCCCAAAGTCATCGACCGGGCGTTGGCAGCAGGACGCGAACCGGTTTCGCTGCTGGTCGAGGAACCTTGGCTTGCCGGAATGCAGGATATGTTCGATCGCATCGACAAACGCTGGGGCAAGGACGTCCCGGTTTACGTGGCCTCGCCGGCACAATTGAAAAAACTGACCGGCTATCGCCTTCATCGCGGGGCCTTGGCCGCGATGAGACGCTGGAAACTGCCAACCGTCAGGGAGCTGTGCAAGGATGCTCGGAGGATTGCAGTGATGGAGAATATTGTCGATCATACCAACGTCGGCGCGCTGATGCGTTCGGCGGCTGCATTGGACGTCGATGCCGTATTGGTCACACCTTCTTGCGGCGATCCGCTGTACCGCCGAGCTGCCCGCGTTTCGATGGGGACTGTTTTTCAGGTTCCGTGGACGCGTATCGATGAGGAGACCCTCTCACAACAAGGCGAGGATATCGAATCCGAAAAACACACCAAGGAAGAAGACCGGAAATACTGGCCGGTGCGTGGACTCGAGGAACTGCACAACCTCGGCTTCACCACCGTCGCCATGGCACTGACCGATGATTCCATCAGCCTTGACGAACTGACCAGACGACTCAACAATGCCGAGACCGAGTTTGACCATATCGATAAACTCGCCCTCGTTTTCGGTACGGAAGGCGATGGGCTTTCACACCGCACCATCGCCAACACCGATCTCACCGTCAAAATTCCGATGAGCAACGGCGTAGACAGTCTCAATGTGGCCGCTTCCAGCGCCGTCGCCTTTTACGCGACCAGTCCGAGACGTAATTAG
- the glgC gene encoding glucose-1-phosphate adenylyltransferase — MAKSPKILAIVLAGGEGTRLMPLTRDRAKPAVPFGGVYRLIDFPLSNLVNSGYTQIVVLTQYKSHSLDRHISKVWRFSPLLDAYVSPVPAQQRLGKHWYLGSADAVYQTINIIEDEQPDYVVIVGADHVYRMDFGQMLKQHIESGAEFTVAGIRQPIGASRQFGVIDVDPDHPHMIRGFKEKPEATEGMPGHPDQILASMGNYIATTDALFDALAHDEKAEDTKHDMGGDIAPFFSQRHEAGVYDFSENEIPGATDYDRAYWRDVGTIKQFYEAHMDLIEYNPPFNLYNQDWPIYTLSGNLPPAKFVRSETNRIGRATESIIAPGVIVSGGDVQHSVLSPNVRINSWSQVVDSILFDGVIVGRRARVCKAILDKSVILEENATVGIDQEHDRARGFTVKDGITIVPKRTIIKD; from the coding sequence ATGGCAAAGAGTCCTAAAATACTGGCTATCGTATTGGCAGGCGGAGAAGGTACACGCCTTATGCCGTTGACGCGTGACCGCGCCAAGCCTGCGGTTCCGTTCGGCGGCGTCTACCGTCTTATTGATTTTCCGTTGAGCAACCTGGTCAATTCCGGTTATACGCAAATCGTCGTATTAACGCAATACAAATCACATTCATTGGATCGCCATATCTCAAAGGTCTGGCGTTTTTCGCCGCTGCTCGACGCCTATGTTTCTCCTGTTCCGGCGCAGCAGAGGCTCGGTAAACATTGGTATTTGGGCTCTGCGGATGCGGTCTACCAAACGATTAACATCATCGAAGACGAGCAACCCGATTATGTGGTCATCGTCGGCGCCGACCACGTCTATCGCATGGATTTTGGGCAGATGTTGAAACAGCATATCGAATCGGGAGCCGAGTTCACCGTTGCCGGTATTCGCCAGCCAATCGGAGCCTCCCGTCAATTCGGTGTCATCGACGTTGACCCTGACCATCCGCACATGATCCGCGGCTTCAAAGAGAAGCCCGAGGCCACGGAAGGCATGCCCGGCCATCCAGACCAGATTCTGGCTTCGATGGGCAATTACATCGCCACCACCGACGCGCTTTTCGACGCGCTGGCACACGATGAAAAAGCCGAGGATACCAAGCATGACATGGGCGGTGACATTGCACCCTTCTTCTCCCAACGGCACGAGGCTGGAGTCTATGATTTCAGTGAGAACGAGATTCCTGGAGCCACCGACTACGACCGAGCCTATTGGCGTGATGTGGGCACCATCAAGCAATTTTACGAAGCCCACATGGATTTGATCGAGTACAATCCCCCGTTCAATCTCTACAATCAGGATTGGCCTATCTACACTCTTTCCGGCAATCTGCCGCCCGCCAAGTTCGTGCGTTCAGAGACCAACCGGATCGGGCGGGCCACCGAGTCCATCATCGCCCCAGGTGTCATCGTCTCGGGCGGTGACGTGCAGCATTCGGTGCTTTCGCCGAATGTCCGTATCAATTCATGGTCGCAGGTCGTCGATTCCATCCTCTTCGACGGGGTCATTGTCGGCCGTCGCGCGCGAGTCTGCAAGGCCATCCTCGATAAAAGCGTCATTTTGGAGGAGAACGCGACCGTGGGCATCGATCAAGAGCACGACCGCGCCCGCGGATTCACGGTCAAAGACGGCATCACCATTGTGCCGAAACGCACAATTATCAAAGATTGA
- a CDS encoding DUF2142 domain-containing protein, which yields MASHKSLLKVIRRFMPVVTIILTLIVGGTSIAHIPPGHTYDVWSHTYRISAVINGSHTHHVEAQSAFHHGNDNVGGKADWEWINYSLEHYDNWDPAVVIANTITVKDSQGADVPFNNTAINSAVTYLPQLAGFLLGRAFGLSANITFYLAEILTLVANALCVGLAIWFLPKWRIIIGLILPIVNVHPFAISADPYIQAVAALFTCMLYRASVRKTSTKYLVGLSVVGVLLSMGKFVYTPLTLLLLLIPWLQSALATSTIPSEALEADSDENTENETNKSHHLSARTWIPIVGTGCSFIWLAVWMKLNDWYSTTPGLLPYHDMLERKHDLMTKPSVMVQAIKSIAYSIIHSQANFDFVTDTKRIRVFWALLAILLVVVLAALCVHRLSAAQKTFWLLAYLISIGILLLTYLALWLQYTPKGYVGIPGMQYRYFMPLVPLWALCGLVCCSSLIVAIQKLAKPETVSQ from the coding sequence ATGGCTTCCCACAAATCTTTATTGAAAGTCATCCGCCGATTCATGCCCGTCGTCACGATCATCCTCACCCTTATCGTGGGCGGCACTTCCATCGCGCATATCCCCCCAGGGCACACCTACGACGTCTGGTCGCATACCTACCGTATCTCGGCCGTCATCAATGGAAGCCACACCCATCATGTAGAAGCTCAGAGCGCTTTCCATCACGGTAACGACAACGTTGGCGGCAAAGCAGATTGGGAATGGATCAACTATTCTCTTGAGCATTATGACAATTGGGATCCGGCAGTGGTCATTGCCAATACCATCACCGTCAAGGATTCCCAAGGCGCGGACGTGCCCTTCAACAACACAGCCATCAATAGCGCAGTCACTTATCTTCCCCAACTTGCCGGATTCCTTTTGGGCCGGGCGTTCGGCTTGAGCGCGAACATCACATTTTATTTGGCTGAAATACTCACACTCGTAGCCAATGCGCTGTGCGTCGGCCTTGCTATCTGGTTCCTGCCGAAATGGCGTATCATCATCGGCTTGATTTTGCCGATTGTCAATGTCCATCCCTTCGCGATTTCAGCGGATCCATATATCCAAGCCGTCGCCGCGCTGTTCACCTGCATGCTTTATCGTGCGTCAGTGCGAAAAACATCCACGAAATATCTAGTCGGCCTTTCAGTCGTTGGCGTATTACTTTCGATGGGCAAATTCGTCTATACGCCCCTCACACTATTGCTGCTGCTCATACCCTGGCTTCAGTCGGCGCTTGCGACATCCACGATCCCATCGGAAGCACTCGAGGCCGATTCCGATGAAAACACGGAAAACGAAACCAACAAATCTCATCATCTGTCGGCACGTACTTGGATTCCAATCGTAGGTACCGGCTGCTCGTTTATATGGCTGGCTGTTTGGATGAAGCTGAACGACTGGTACTCGACAACTCCTGGGTTGCTTCCTTATCACGACATGCTCGAGCGAAAACACGATTTGATGACGAAGCCCTCTGTGATGGTTCAAGCGATAAAAAGCATCGCCTATTCGATCATCCACAGTCAGGCGAATTTCGATTTCGTCACCGATACCAAACGCATACGCGTTTTCTGGGCACTGTTGGCCATATTGCTTGTCGTTGTATTGGCTGCCCTATGTGTTCACCGCTTGTCAGCAGCGCAAAAAACATTCTGGCTCCTTGCTTATCTGATTTCGATAGGCATACTTTTACTGACCTATCTGGCTCTTTGGCTGCAATATACACCGAAAGGGTACGTTGGCATACCCGGGATGCAATACCGCTACTTCATGCCGTTGGTTCCCCTGTGGGCCCTCTGTGGTTTGGTTTGTTGCAGTTCGCTTATCGTGGCAATCCAGAAACTTGCGAAACCGGAAACAGTCAGTCAATAA
- the ybeY gene encoding rRNA maturation RNase YbeY, with product MSVEVTNETVWQIDPKLFSDLGLWVMERMQVSTQSDLTILFVDPDPIAQLHMRWMQLEGPTDVMSFPMDELRPGEDGKIMEGVLGDIVICPWVAAQQAAAAGHSTMDEMMLLAIHGILHLLGYDHVDPEQERQMFGLQRQLLLTFFAIRDEPVPQAVLPADSTDLLAQWDASHASGRNDDKPSNGDKN from the coding sequence TTGAGCGTCGAAGTCACCAATGAGACGGTCTGGCAGATCGACCCGAAACTCTTCTCCGACCTGGGTTTGTGGGTGATGGAACGCATGCAGGTGAGCACGCAGTCCGACCTGACCATCCTTTTTGTCGACCCTGATCCGATTGCCCAGTTGCACATGCGTTGGATGCAGCTCGAAGGACCGACCGACGTGATGAGTTTCCCGATGGATGAGTTGCGTCCGGGCGAAGACGGCAAGATCATGGAAGGCGTTTTGGGCGATATCGTCATCTGCCCGTGGGTAGCCGCGCAACAGGCCGCGGCGGCCGGTCATTCCACGATGGACGAGATGATGCTTTTGGCTATTCACGGTATCTTGCATCTTCTGGGCTATGATCACGTCGACCCCGAGCAGGAACGGCAGATGTTTGGCTTGCAACGGCAGCTTTTGCTCACGTTTTTCGCCATCCGCGACGAGCCGGTTCCACAGGCCGTGCTGCCGGCAGATTCTACCGATTTGCTGGCCCAATGGGATGCAAGCCATGCTTCCGGGCGTAACGATGACAAACCGTCAAATGGTGATAAGAACTAG
- a CDS encoding hemolysin family protein — translation MDTLTIATVVVLVIVAALLVWLSMMMASSESAVSRVTKASLNNRIIEIQTDDEDLGKFVQAKQIRKVHKVQRLIVDRYATAGSCAFFRIFCNVFDGVLVAIIVMLFSQPVWVALVTGVIFALIVAVVSVLLRPRSAGASKPLDVMMRFSGTISLAVVLTPFAKAGEGKEQRRRDKEDELSDDEELEKIQREQGRATIDRLVETDDFDPEVAEMLRNVLMLSDTLTREIMVPRTDMICVESDSTLEHFLQLCSRSGFSRIPIIGDDVDDLVGMAYLKDAVRATAFNPEARKREVKSICRQPMLVPESKPVDDLFHEMQRTRQHVAVVVDEYGGIAGLVTIEDAIEQIVGELEDEHDRIQHTEPKKIGDHKWQMPARTPIADLEELFEVDIDEDDVDTVYGLLTKLLGRVPIVGMSAVTRGLRLTAVDSAGRRKKVSTIVVEPATLDMAEKQDEDDDNEIKRDMKQDVKENEKHD, via the coding sequence ATGGATACTCTGACCATCGCTACCGTGGTTGTGCTCGTCATTGTGGCAGCACTACTTGTGTGGCTGTCGATGATGATGGCATCGAGCGAATCCGCCGTCTCGCGCGTCACCAAGGCCAGCCTCAACAACCGGATTATCGAGATTCAGACCGATGATGAAGACCTTGGTAAATTCGTGCAGGCCAAGCAGATTCGCAAAGTTCACAAGGTACAGCGGCTTATCGTCGATCGTTACGCCACGGCCGGCTCCTGTGCGTTCTTCCGCATTTTCTGCAACGTCTTTGACGGGGTTTTGGTAGCGATTATCGTTATGCTGTTTTCCCAGCCGGTTTGGGTCGCTTTGGTTACGGGGGTAATTTTTGCGCTGATCGTCGCGGTGGTATCGGTTCTTCTCCGTCCACGTTCCGCAGGTGCTTCTAAGCCGCTCGACGTGATGATGCGATTTTCCGGTACCATCTCATTGGCCGTCGTCTTGACGCCTTTTGCCAAGGCCGGAGAAGGTAAGGAACAGCGTAGACGCGACAAGGAAGACGAGCTTTCCGACGACGAGGAACTGGAAAAAATCCAGCGCGAACAGGGACGTGCGACCATCGACAGGTTGGTCGAAACCGATGATTTTGACCCGGAAGTAGCGGAAATGCTGCGTAACGTGCTGATGCTTTCCGACACATTGACCCGCGAGATCATGGTGCCGCGCACCGATATGATTTGTGTCGAATCCGATTCCACGCTTGAGCATTTCCTACAGCTGTGCTCGCGTTCCGGTTTCTCGCGTATCCCGATTATTGGTGACGACGTCGATGATCTGGTCGGCATGGCCTATTTGAAGGATGCCGTACGTGCCACTGCATTCAACCCCGAGGCCCGTAAACGCGAGGTCAAGTCCATCTGCCGTCAACCGATGCTGGTTCCCGAATCCAAACCGGTCGATGATTTGTTCCACGAGATGCAACGCACTCGGCAGCATGTCGCCGTGGTGGTAGACGAATACGGCGGTATCGCCGGACTGGTTACCATCGAGGACGCCATCGAGCAGATTGTCGGTGAGTTGGAAGACGAGCACGACCGTATCCAGCATACCGAGCCCAAGAAGATTGGCGATCACAAGTGGCAGATGCCCGCCCGTACACCGATTGCAGACCTTGAAGAGTTATTCGAAGTCGACATCGACGAGGATGATGTGGACACCGTCTATGGCCTCTTGACAAAGCTGCTCGGTCGGGTCCCGATCGTCGGCATGAGCGCGGTGACACGAGGCCTGCGCCTGACCGCTGTCGATTCCGCCGGTCGCCGCAAGAAGGTCTCCACCATCGTGGTCGAACCTGCGACGCTTGATATGGCTGAAAAACAGGACGAAGATGACGATAATGAAATCAAACGAGACATGAAACAAGACGTAAAGGAAAACGAAAAACATGACTGA
- the sufU gene encoding Fe-S cluster assembly sulfur transfer protein SufU, with translation MSDFGVSGDDLEQMYQEVILDASKHPHGKEHFAADVTKEPNSASETGETTVRASHEYCTPGESHQFNPTCGDQVTVHVEVSESEPHKIERLVWDGSGCSISTASLSMMVDLVDGKTVEEAMQLEGVFQKLMKSRGAGLDNDADEEALGDAVVFQGVSKYPMRIKCALLGWAGLKDSLAKALAADK, from the coding sequence ATGAGTGATTTTGGTGTGAGTGGTGACGATCTCGAGCAGATGTATCAGGAGGTCATTCTTGACGCGTCGAAGCATCCGCATGGCAAGGAACATTTCGCTGCGGATGTGACGAAAGAGCCGAACAGCGCGAGCGAAACCGGCGAGACGACTGTGCGTGCCAGCCACGAATACTGCACGCCAGGGGAGTCGCACCAGTTCAATCCGACTTGCGGCGATCAGGTGACTGTTCATGTCGAGGTTTCCGAATCCGAGCCTCATAAGATCGAGCGCTTGGTCTGGGACGGTAGCGGCTGTTCCATCTCCACTGCCAGTCTGTCGATGATGGTCGATCTGGTTGACGGCAAGACGGTCGAAGAGGCCATGCAGCTTGAGGGCGTGTTCCAGAAGCTCATGAAGTCTCGTGGAGCCGGCCTTGATAATGATGCCGACGAAGAGGCGTTGGGCGATGCCGTCGTGTTTCAAGGCGTCTCGAAATATCCGATGCGTATCAAATGCGCGCTGCTCGGCTGGGCAGGTCTCAAGGACTCGCTTGCCAAGGCATTGGCGGCGGATAAGTAG
- a CDS encoding polysaccharide deacetylase family protein, translating into MAKTQRMHKSGKQRVTRVLLVIVLVAALVVVLGVALFNPVYSYYRKGMGQCVQWGNSYELASAHLDEVIAQNDALTKLAATNSESQTQTISDHTLQTAKRTLKTARGQLHQIRAEEAVNPVMACTTAQLTPKLNAETKREREWTATLQRQIAALNRAFKPMHVLRDTDAEASKVAQDELKAISAGVTGFAKSEKDSIDDVTLTRLSKAVDQANSDVTKAAPYSVCKRDQEKLYEAADKAVAVHSKARDVDCNVQRCVALTFDDGPDPTLTPQLLLYLKSGNAKATFFQMGQKVQADGGALAREVSQAGFPVESHTWSHEDLPAIMKNHHERQQIGDTGKVIGSATGFPVSFVRPPHGVVDEESRKYIGEQTGAAVAVYGVDSYDWSHGATSSSLTRKIMSQVEPGAIVLMHDIHSHTVEAVPKIIEELGKKGYRFVTIPELTGEYPRAGAVYYSRDDILHM; encoded by the coding sequence ATGGCGAAGACGCAGCGGATGCACAAAAGCGGAAAGCAACGTGTTACTCGCGTTCTTCTTGTCATTGTGCTTGTGGCCGCGTTGGTTGTTGTTTTGGGTGTGGCTCTGTTCAATCCCGTCTACTCCTATTACCGCAAAGGCATGGGGCAGTGTGTACAATGGGGAAATTCATATGAGCTTGCGTCGGCGCATTTAGACGAAGTCATTGCGCAGAATGACGCGTTGACCAAATTGGCGGCTACAAACAGCGAATCCCAGACGCAAACCATATCGGACCATACTCTCCAAACGGCGAAAAGAACTTTGAAAACCGCGCGAGGCCAGCTTCATCAAATTAGAGCCGAGGAAGCCGTCAATCCGGTCATGGCGTGCACAACCGCACAGTTGACGCCGAAACTCAATGCCGAGACCAAGCGTGAACGTGAATGGACGGCTACGTTGCAACGGCAGATTGCTGCACTGAACAGAGCATTTAAACCGATGCACGTTTTGCGAGACACCGACGCTGAAGCTTCCAAGGTCGCGCAGGACGAGCTGAAAGCCATTTCCGCTGGAGTGACAGGTTTTGCCAAGTCCGAGAAAGACAGTATCGATGACGTCACGTTGACAAGACTCAGCAAAGCGGTCGATCAGGCGAACTCGGATGTGACGAAAGCCGCTCCGTATTCGGTTTGCAAACGGGACCAAGAAAAGCTTTATGAGGCCGCGGATAAAGCCGTGGCCGTACACAGCAAAGCCCGAGACGTCGACTGCAATGTTCAGCGGTGTGTGGCGCTCACGTTTGATGACGGGCCTGACCCGACATTGACTCCGCAACTACTGCTATATCTCAAATCCGGGAATGCGAAGGCGACGTTTTTCCAGATGGGCCAGAAGGTGCAGGCCGATGGCGGGGCGCTCGCACGTGAGGTCTCACAAGCAGGCTTCCCTGTGGAAAGCCATACATGGAGTCACGAGGATCTGCCGGCAATCATGAAGAACCATCACGAGCGGCAGCAGATCGGTGATACCGGCAAAGTCATCGGTTCGGCGACCGGGTTCCCGGTTAGTTTTGTGCGCCCGCCACATGGAGTCGTCGACGAGGAAAGTCGCAAGTATATCGGCGAGCAGACAGGTGCCGCTGTGGCTGTTTATGGCGTGGATTCTTACGATTGGTCCCATGGTGCCACGTCGTCCTCTTTGACACGCAAGATTATGTCGCAGGTCGAGCCAGGAGCCATCGTTTTGATGCATGATATCCATTCCCACACCGTTGAGGCTGTGCCTAAAATCATTGAAGAACTTGGCAAGAAAGGGTACCGTTTCGTCACTATTCCTGAGTTGACCGGCGAATATCCGCGGGCTGGCGCCGTTTACTATTCGCGTGACGATATTCTTCATATGTAA
- a CDS encoding histidine triad nucleotide-binding protein — MADDCLFCKIIAGEIPSTKVYEDDTTYAFKDINPKAKVHVLIVPKKHCANVAELAKSDPAELAHIVEIAQSIADKEFHGAYRLIFNTGEDAGQSVFHVHAHVLTGETMEE; from the coding sequence ATGGCCGACGATTGCCTGTTCTGCAAGATCATTGCGGGCGAGATTCCGAGCACCAAGGTGTACGAAGATGACACCACCTACGCGTTCAAAGACATCAACCCCAAGGCGAAGGTGCACGTGCTGATCGTGCCGAAGAAGCACTGCGCCAACGTGGCCGAACTGGCCAAGTCCGATCCTGCCGAGCTCGCCCATATCGTCGAGATTGCCCAGTCGATTGCCGATAAGGAATTTCACGGCGCCTATCGTCTCATCTTCAACACCGGCGAGGATGCCGGCCAGTCGGTCTTCCACGTGCATGCGCATGTGCTGACCGGCGAGACGATGGAAGAGTAG
- a CDS encoding metal-sulfur cluster assembly factor: MPSNDNLVPTPQSSILDSAAKALGSEEKAEAAVANPHAVGSLDKFDKQDEKASAKADASDEPAGNTVKDEETGIPLTSFNDIGKATAADVREALHQVIDPELGIDVIDLGLVYGIEIDEKGRAIITMTLTTPACPLTDLLEDECASTLAGLVEEFRIDWTWQPRWTLDMIRPEGREQLEAIGFNFDNMPKY; encoded by the coding sequence ATGCCCAGCAACGACAATCTCGTACCGACACCTCAATCCTCGATTCTTGATTCTGCGGCCAAGGCGCTCGGCAGCGAAGAGAAGGCCGAAGCGGCCGTCGCCAATCCGCATGCGGTGGGTTCGCTCGATAAGTTCGATAAGCAAGATGAGAAGGCCTCTGCGAAGGCCGATGCTTCCGATGAACCGGCTGGCAATACCGTCAAGGACGAAGAGACTGGCATCCCGCTGACCTCGTTCAACGACATCGGCAAGGCCACGGCCGCGGATGTGCGTGAGGCGCTGCATCAGGTCATCGATCCCGAGCTAGGCATCGATGTCATCGACCTTGGTCTGGTCTATGGCATCGAAATCGATGAGAAGGGGCGTGCCATCATTACGATGACATTGACCACGCCGGCCTGCCCGCTTACTGATCTTCTTGAGGACGAATGTGCCTCCACGTTGGCCGGTTTGGTCGAAGAATTTCGTATTGACTGGACGTGGCAGCCGCGTTGGACACTTGACATGATCCGCCCGGAAGGCCGTGAACAGCTGGAAGCCATCGGCTTCAACTTCGACAATATGCCGAAGTACTGA
- a CDS encoding 16S rRNA (uracil(1498)-N(3))-methyltransferase, translated as MTSPLFIFDAEHDDVPVNRDELHAGWTITLPPAIKRHAIGAMRLQNGDRLQLSDGKGLRIDAEVADTQNGLVKVSEFTTEEQPITRLALVQALAKTGHDEQAIDMATQIGVDEVVPWQANRSISKWKAGRTDRKWDQTLVAATEQSRRTWKPTLDDCVSSKQVVAICRRACVHHELVIVLHQDATSTWEGIEQKVAALEQRCLDDGKPRRIYVVVGPEGGISDDEVEQFTDAGAESCVLGSNIMRASTAGPVALSLLARSLGRFA; from the coding sequence ATGACAAGTCCACTTTTTATATTCGACGCCGAGCACGACGATGTGCCGGTCAATCGTGACGAGCTGCATGCTGGGTGGACGATAACCCTGCCGCCCGCCATCAAACGGCACGCGATAGGTGCCATGCGCCTGCAGAACGGTGACAGACTTCAGCTTTCCGATGGGAAAGGGCTGCGTATCGACGCGGAAGTCGCCGATACGCAGAACGGGCTGGTCAAAGTATCGGAATTCACGACGGAAGAGCAGCCGATTACCAGGCTTGCGCTGGTGCAAGCGCTCGCGAAAACCGGGCACGATGAGCAAGCTATTGATATGGCTACGCAGATTGGCGTGGATGAGGTCGTGCCGTGGCAGGCCAATCGTTCGATTTCCAAGTGGAAGGCCGGGCGAACCGACCGTAAATGGGATCAGACGCTTGTCGCGGCTACCGAACAATCACGTCGCACTTGGAAACCAACGCTTGACGACTGCGTCTCCAGCAAGCAGGTGGTGGCGATATGCCGTCGTGCTTGCGTCCACCACGAATTGGTGATTGTGTTGCACCAGGATGCGACTTCGACTTGGGAAGGCATCGAGCAGAAGGTCGCCGCGCTTGAGCAGCGTTGTTTGGACGACGGTAAGCCTCGCAGAATTTACGTTGTGGTTGGGCCGGAAGGCGGCATCAGCGATGACGAAGTGGAACAATTTACGGATGCCGGGGCTGAGTCCTGTGTACTCGGGAGCAATATCATGCGTGCTTCGACTGCCGGCCCGGTGGCGCTCTCGCTTTTGGCTCGTTCGCTGGGACGATTCGCTTGA